A genomic stretch from Flavobacterium sp. KS-LB2 includes:
- a CDS encoding HlyD family secretion protein: MLNISDNKTKLPLLDRFTTIKNLTNRPHYKILNKIIAGVSILVLVALFLPWTQNISGTGSVTTLKPDQRPQSIQSVISGRLEKWYVQEGDFVKKGDTILFISEIKEDYMDPNLVQNTKNQMDAKKQSLQSYGSKVNTLSGQIQAIEREKILKLEQAQNKIKQSFLKIKSDSMDLVAVKTQLKIANTQYNRSVELNKEGLKPLTDIEEKRLKLQEVEAKIITQENKLLTSKNELINAKVEINRIGAEYAEKVSKANSDKFTALSSQYDTDAQVNKLANQYANYSIRNGMYYIKASQNGYVNRALQSGIGETIKEGTPIATIMPSEYDIAVETFVNPIDLPLLTKGEKVRVWFDGWPTIVFSGWPDMSYGTFGGEIVAIENFISENGKYRVLIAPDKNEDKWPKQLSIGAGAQTIALLDNVPVWFELWRTLNGFPPNYYKPSAKTTKEKK, translated from the coding sequence ATGCTAAACATATCCGATAACAAAACAAAATTGCCGTTACTCGACCGATTTACAACCATAAAAAATTTAACAAACAGACCACATTATAAAATTTTAAATAAAATTATAGCTGGAGTTTCTATTCTGGTTTTAGTGGCGCTTTTTCTACCCTGGACACAAAATATTTCTGGAACTGGAAGCGTGACTACATTAAAACCAGACCAACGCCCTCAATCGATTCAAAGTGTAATTTCTGGTAGACTTGAAAAATGGTACGTACAAGAAGGTGATTTTGTCAAAAAAGGCGATACAATCCTATTTATATCTGAAATAAAAGAGGATTATATGGACCCAAACTTAGTGCAAAACACAAAAAACCAAATGGATGCCAAAAAACAATCCTTACAATCCTATGGATCAAAAGTAAATACACTTTCAGGTCAAATTCAAGCAATTGAAAGAGAAAAAATCTTAAAACTAGAACAAGCACAAAATAAAATCAAACAATCATTTTTAAAAATAAAAAGTGACAGCATGGATTTAGTGGCTGTAAAGACACAACTAAAAATAGCCAACACACAATACAATCGTTCGGTTGAGTTGAATAAAGAAGGCTTAAAACCACTCACTGATATTGAAGAAAAAAGACTGAAATTACAAGAAGTCGAAGCAAAAATTATCACTCAGGAAAACAAATTGTTAACCAGCAAAAACGAGTTAATTAATGCTAAAGTTGAAATAAACAGAATTGGTGCTGAATATGCAGAGAAAGTTTCTAAAGCAAATAGTGATAAATTTACCGCGCTAAGCAGTCAGTACGATACGGATGCACAAGTGAATAAACTTGCTAATCAATATGCAAATTACAGCATTCGAAATGGCATGTATTACATCAAAGCTTCACAAAATGGATATGTCAATAGAGCGCTTCAATCTGGTATAGGAGAAACTATCAAAGAAGGAACGCCAATAGCTACTATAATGCCATCCGAATATGATATTGCCGTAGAGACTTTTGTAAACCCAATTGATTTGCCGTTATTAACCAAAGGAGAAAAGGTTCGAGTTTGGTTTGATGGATGGCCAACAATCGTCTTTTCAGGATGGCCAGATATGTCCTATGGAACATTTGGTGGTGAAATTGTTGCTATCGAAAATTTTATCAGTGAAAACGGGAAATACCGCGTGTTAATTGCACCTGATAAAAACGAAGACAAATGGCCCAAACAACTGAGTATAGGTGCAGGAGCGCAAACTATTGCCTTATTAGACAATGTTCCGGTGTGGTTCGAATTGT